In Zingiber officinale cultivar Zhangliang chromosome 1A, Zo_v1.1, whole genome shotgun sequence, the DNA window CAGCAAGTAAACATGGTTAGTAACAATTTAAATCAAATGGCTATGCAGGTAAGAATGAAGCAAATACGCAACCCATATGAATGTAACACTAACTGGTAATGACACATATGGAGCTCAGGGTGAAACAGGTAAAGGAGCATTCAAGAAATTCAGAAAGATACCCCTAACATAATTCGGTTCATTCAAAGCCATTAGTACAAATTATTATGTGGAAACATACTTTATTTCTAATCTAACATTCATGCATTACAGATGAAAAAGTTATACTAGACACAGCCATCAATTAATTATGTGATATCACACTTTATTTCTAATTCAGCATGCAAGCATCAAATGGAAATGCTACACCAACCTTTTACTAAACAAATGATCAGGTTAGTTGGTATTATTTTATGGTTACATAACACACTCAACTAGCATAAATCCATACTTAAAATATGAGGTGTACAGGTATCCTCTTAGTCATCAAACAAACATATGAAGCAATAATCCAGGGCAATTAACCTCATCGATCAGTCCAAAACTATCTTATATGGCCTAGCTTGCTCTAACCTTCCAGTCAACAAGGAGCAAGTAGCAGCTATTACATTCCAGAAACGACCCTTCCCACATACAATTGCACTAAACAAGAGGAGCTACAAGCCAAGCTATTCCACTAAGCAACTGCACTAAACATACATTCTAGCTTGCTCTAAACTGAAAGGAGAGACTATCAAGAGAGGGATAGAGCTAATGGAATTGATAAAAAACTGAcaatggaattaataacacaGGAAACATTCGTCAAATACAGAATTTCTCATGGAACATTTAATCTACAAGAACAACTATTATATCCAATTCCTATAGAAGATTTATGCACATAGTGATAACACAAAACTTACAATACCAATTCTTGTGCAATATTTCTTACTCAGAATAGTCCATTACATTCTTCAAAtatagctatatatatatatatatatatatatatatatatatatatatatatatatatatatatatatatatatatatatatatatatatacatcaaaCCAGGATACATTAGGAATCATCAAATATAGCTAACGATATTTTTCCAACAAAAAGTAAACACAACTCCATTGCCAAAAGGGGGATGCAACAATTTAGAAAGTTATGTAAGAGTTCAATCTCAGTATTGTCTTCCTTTTAAGACTCCCAAAGCATTTGGAACCTGTCAAAAAAGGAAATCATATCAATAGAGTAACTACCATTTTAAGTGCACATATAAATAGATATAGACACATACGAGATCGTTGATGTCTAAGGAGAGGATGCCGCAGGAGGTGGTCCAACAAACTACACAAATGGGAATTGTACCTATAACAGTAAACAAAAGATAGATTAGGCAGAAGTTAACATGTTACAGAGTCAGAAAGTTAACAAATGTTCACATCAGGCCTGTGAAAACCATACAAGATCAGCAAACATGTACTACTATTTAAGGCCTATGTGAAACCAAACAAGATTGTCAGTTAAAGATCTGTAAACCATACTTTGCTAATTTCACAAGACACTAAGCAAAATATACAAGTGACTCAATCAAAtcagttagcaaaattttaatcagtcatttttttaataagttctatttttaataaaatgtatatataCCTGAGAAAGTTGTGATGGCAATAATGGTGGCTCAGTCATATTAAAACTACCAATAGAGCTACCAATTGTTGGCACAAAATTTATAGgctaaaacaaaaaataaaatacaatcttagatagttataacataaattatcttagattaacataaataaaataaacactAACTTGATGATTGATCTGGTCATATTGTACGCTGGCCACGTTGGAAATAGTTTGATCTGCACCCtgtgttataaaaaaaaatagaatgatttaagttattcaaatttaccaacaaataataccaaataaacAAATTTTGTGAAGTTATGGAATAGAAACCATTACAATTGTTGaagcttggtttgttttcctcgctgcttttcttttccttgaaatCTTCTCTAACCCACCTTTCAACCTCTTACTTGACAtcgtttttttcttcattttaatcCCTTTCACTCCAGTAGAGTTCCCTTCACCATAATCAAATTCCCATGATGCTTGGCTCACATTTGATTGTTGGACATTTGATTCATTAACTTGTAACTTATCATCCACCATCTTACACAAACTCAACATAGCATCTATAACAAACTTGTAAGTGTCATCCCTTTCCGCTGCCTTGGTAACCAATTGAACATTCAACCCACACAACTCTTTGTATCGCatgttttgaattaattttggatccaaactagcaTTATTGGTCATTGAATCATTAACTTCAAAATATCCAATTTTTGCTTTTCTTATCCACCTTTTCAATACATACTCACTAGGgatcttcatgatatttttccatgTAAATATTTTCAGAATATGAGAACATAAAATTCCAGCAAATTCAAATTTTCTACAGCTGCACTCAATTTTTTCACACTTCTTATCAAATGTAACTATA includes these proteins:
- the LOC122035652 gene encoding protein FAR1-RELATED SEQUENCE 1-like isoform X2, encoding MFCADMTTIQRSESMNSIVKKYVTYKHKFLDFFNHFQRLLDDRRYEELKTNLRSNTTVPYLMFPIEILKHASEIYTPETYKCFQQELCLSHDSSLEIVEDVDTFTKYKVTPHKKRNHHIVTFDKKCEKIECSCRKFEFAGILCSHILKIFTWKNIMKIPSEYVLKRWIRKAKIGYFEVNDSMTNNASLDPKLIQNMRYKELCGLNVQLVTKAAERDDTYKFVIDAMLSLCKMVDDKLQVNESNVQQSNVSQASWEFDYGEGNSTGVKGIKMKKKTMSSKRLKGGLEKISRKRKAARKTNQASTIGADQTISNVASVQYDQINHQVQFPFV
- the LOC122035652 gene encoding protein FAR1-RELATED SEQUENCE 1-like isoform X1, which translates into the protein MFCADMTTIQRSESMNSIVKKYVTYKHKFLDFFNHFQRLLDDRRYEELKTNLRSNTTVPYLMFPIEILKHASEIYTPETYKCFQQELCLSHDSSLEIVEDVDTFTKYKVTPHKKRNHHIVTFDKKCEKIECSCRKFEFAGILCSHILKIFTWKNIMKIPSEYVLKRWIRKAKIGYFEVNDSMTNNASLDPKLIQNMRYKELCGLNVQLVTKAAERDDTYKFVIDAMLSLCKMVDDKLQVNESNVQQSNVSQASWEFDYGEGNSTGVKGIKMKKKTMSSKRLKGGLEKISRKRKAARKTNQASTIGADQTISNVASVQYDQINHQPINFVPTIGSSIGSFNMTEPPLLPSQLSQVQFPFV